A region from the Solibacillus sp. FSL H8-0523 genome encodes:
- a CDS encoding CotD family spore coat protein, with protein sequence MVNRNWLDLFDGAMNQGMLNNAQQLPTQTAPNQYASPQVSPTRQYVQRNVTNSVVPHIHPSHLTTVNQQYMHHEHHFPHTQSVVNECYQTNRMCGTPFRPSGCGCQRRRGW encoded by the coding sequence ATGGTTAATAGAAACTGGCTTGATTTATTTGATGGTGCTATGAATCAAGGGATGTTAAATAATGCTCAGCAATTGCCAACACAGACAGCTCCAAATCAATATGCATCGCCACAAGTATCCCCAACGAGACAATATGTTCAAAGAAACGTGACGAATTCAGTTGTACCGCACATTCATCCATCACATTTAACAACGGTTAATCAACAATATATGCATCATGAGCATCATTTCCCGCACACGCAATCAGTTGTCAATGAATGCTATCAAACGAATAGAATGTGTGGCACGCCGTTTAGACCGAGTGGATGTGGCTGCCAAAGACGAAGAGGCTGGTAA
- a CDS encoding isoprenylcysteine carboxylmethyltransferase family protein, with protein sequence MIFYFILVFVIIQRFVELRIAKRNEKLMLVKGAYEVGASHYPFMILLHVSFFVSLLIEVFFFKSNLMPHFTWLVFFLLLQLLRVWCLVSLGTFWNTKIIILPGANVVVKGPYAYIRHPNYLVVCLEILVLPFMFGAYVTAIIFTILNVIMLSVRIPIEEKALKEATNYAIAKT encoded by the coding sequence TTGATCTTTTACTTCATTCTAGTCTTCGTTATCATTCAAAGGTTTGTAGAACTGCGCATTGCAAAAAGAAATGAAAAATTAATGCTAGTAAAAGGGGCTTATGAAGTTGGAGCCTCTCATTATCCATTTATGATTTTGTTACATGTAAGCTTTTTTGTTAGTCTCCTTATTGAAGTTTTCTTTTTTAAATCCAATCTTATGCCGCATTTTACTTGGTTAGTTTTCTTTTTATTACTACAACTGTTAAGGGTATGGTGTTTAGTATCACTCGGAACGTTTTGGAATACGAAAATTATAATTTTACCAGGTGCAAATGTCGTTGTGAAAGGTCCGTATGCATATATCCGGCATCCCAATTACTTAGTTGTCTGCCTTGAAATTTTGGTACTGCCTTTCATGTTCGGCGCGTATGTGACCGCAATTATTTTTACTATTTTAAATGTCATCATGCTTTCGGTGCGCATTCCAATAGAGGAAAAGGCATTAAAAGAAGCGACGAATTATGCTATAGCAAAGACTTAA
- a CDS encoding 3-oxoacyl-[acyl-carrier-protein] synthase III C-terminal domain-containing protein, producing the protein MPKIASVGTYTPPFSLAQANIEQLTKELFQYKIPRLERLLKVFENGEIGTRNFCVPPDWYREAHTFEERNALYTQFATRYSVEVIQRCLTNRSFLQADLSTEEIDALIFVSSTGISTPSIDARVMNLLPFSDQMVRMPIWGLGCAGGAAGISRAYDYCKAYPNAKVLVVCVELCSLTFQKDDYSKSNLVGTSLFADGAACVLVCGDLVELEQDKVIPSIIGRRSKWMPKSEDVMGWDVKNSGLHVVFSKSIPGIITNWLGPFIHEFLKDYQIDPSNITNFVAHPGGKKVLSAYEEALALAKEHTDVSREILKNYGNMSSPTVLYVLEQFMLKENKANTHGLLVALGPGFSGEAVLLEWGE; encoded by the coding sequence ATTCCAAAAATCGCTTCGGTTGGTACATATACACCGCCTTTTTCATTAGCTCAGGCCAATATTGAACAACTAACAAAAGAGCTTTTTCAGTATAAGATTCCTAGACTCGAAAGGTTATTAAAGGTTTTTGAAAATGGTGAAATAGGAACACGGAATTTTTGCGTTCCACCCGATTGGTATCGTGAAGCGCATACGTTTGAAGAGCGTAATGCGCTTTATACTCAGTTCGCTACACGGTATAGTGTGGAAGTTATTCAAAGGTGTTTAACGAATCGCTCATTTTTGCAAGCTGATCTTTCAACTGAAGAGATTGATGCCCTCATTTTTGTTAGCAGCACAGGGATTTCAACACCGAGCATTGATGCCCGTGTTATGAACCTTTTACCTTTTTCAGACCAAATGGTGCGAATGCCGATTTGGGGGCTTGGTTGTGCGGGGGGCGCGGCTGGCATTAGTAGGGCCTATGATTATTGCAAAGCATATCCCAATGCAAAAGTGCTCGTTGTTTGTGTGGAGCTATGTAGCCTAACATTTCAAAAAGACGACTATTCAAAAAGTAACTTAGTCGGGACGTCTTTATTTGCAGATGGGGCGGCATGTGTACTTGTTTGCGGGGATCTTGTAGAACTAGAACAAGACAAGGTGATACCGTCTATCATTGGCCGTAGATCAAAGTGGATGCCGAAATCTGAAGATGTAATGGGCTGGGATGTGAAAAATAGTGGCTTACATGTTGTATTTTCTAAAAGTATTCCGGGTATTATAACGAATTGGCTTGGCCCTTTTATTCATGAATTTTTAAAGGATTATCAAATTGATCCGAGTAATATCACAAATTTCGTAGCACATCCGGGTGGAAAGAAGGTACTGAGTGCTTATGAGGAAGCATTAGCGTTAGCAAAAGAGCACACAGATGTTTCACGTGAAATATTAAAAAATTACGGCAATATGTCCTCGCCGACCGTTCTTTATGTGTTAGAGCAATTTATGTTAAAAGAAAATAAAGCAAATACGCATGGCTTATTAGTTGCGCTAGGTCCAGGTTTTAGTGGCGAAGCTGTGTTATTGGAATGGGGGGAGTAA
- a CDS encoding zinc-dependent alcohol dehydrogenase family protein, which produces MKALVYAGPGKREVRDVEKPRILNDGDAIVRLTKTTICGTDLHILGGDVPACKEGTILGHEGIGIVEEVGSGVKHFKVGDKVIISCVTACGVCDYCKIALYAHCKDGGWILGHLIDGTQAEYVHIPHADNSLYHIPKGMSDDAAVMISDILPTGFEIGVLNGQVSPGDTIAIIGAGPIGMSVLFTSQFYSPATIIMVDLDENRLAEAKRFGATHTINSKDGDAAIKQIIEITGGRGVDVAIEAVGYPATFDICQKILAPGGHLANVGVHGKPVDLQLQDLWIRNVTITTGLVSTNTIPMLLKTLVNGKIPVEDLVTHNFKFDQITEAYDTFKNAAKEKALKIIIDF; this is translated from the coding sequence ATGAAAGCTTTAGTCTATGCAGGTCCCGGAAAAAGAGAAGTACGTGATGTTGAAAAGCCACGTATTCTGAACGATGGAGATGCGATTGTTAGATTAACGAAAACAACAATTTGCGGTACGGATTTACACATTCTCGGTGGCGATGTACCCGCTTGTAAAGAAGGAACGATTTTAGGACACGAAGGTATTGGAATCGTTGAAGAAGTTGGTTCAGGGGTGAAACACTTTAAAGTTGGCGATAAGGTGATTATTTCATGTGTTACCGCTTGTGGTGTTTGTGATTACTGTAAAATTGCGTTATACGCACACTGTAAAGATGGTGGTTGGATTTTAGGACATCTGATTGATGGTACACAAGCAGAATATGTACACATTCCACACGCGGATAACTCGCTTTACCACATTCCAAAAGGGATGTCTGACGATGCAGCCGTTATGATTTCTGATATTTTACCTACAGGATTTGAGATTGGAGTACTAAATGGCCAAGTTTCTCCTGGTGATACGATTGCCATCATTGGTGCGGGTCCAATTGGCATGTCCGTATTATTTACGTCTCAATTTTATTCACCCGCTACCATCATCATGGTGGACTTAGATGAAAACCGACTAGCAGAAGCCAAGCGCTTTGGTGCTACACACACCATCAATTCTAAAGATGGGGATGCAGCCATAAAACAAATTATAGAAATAACAGGCGGCCGAGGTGTTGACGTTGCGATTGAAGCAGTAGGATACCCTGCCACATTCGATATATGCCAAAAAATATTAGCTCCGGGTGGTCACTTAGCAAACGTTGGCGTACACGGAAAACCTGTAGATTTACAATTACAGGATCTTTGGATTCGTAATGTTACGATTACGACTGGGCTTGTATCCACAAATACAATTCCTATGCTGTTAAAAACGTTAGTAAACGGCAAAATTCCTGTTGAAGATCTTGTTACACATAACTTCAAATTCGATCAAATTACAGAAGCTTATGACACATTCAAAAACGCAGCAAAAGAAAAGGCACTGAAGATTATTATTGATTTTTAA
- the ahpC gene encoding alkyl hydroperoxide reductase subunit C, whose product MSLIGKEVFPFKAQAYKNGEFVEVTEQDFKGQWSVICFYPADFTFVCPTELEDLQGQYPELHKLGVEVYSVSTDTHFVHKAWHDSSEAIGKITYTMIGDPSHQISRDFDVLIEEEGVADRGTFIIDPDGVIQAFEINAGGIGRDASTLINKIKAAQYVRNHPGEVCPAKWQEGSETLKPSLDLVGKI is encoded by the coding sequence ATGTCGTTAATTGGTAAAGAAGTATTTCCCTTTAAAGCACAAGCGTATAAAAATGGTGAATTTGTAGAAGTGACAGAACAAGATTTCAAAGGCCAATGGAGTGTGATCTGTTTCTACCCAGCAGACTTTACATTTGTTTGTCCAACTGAACTTGAAGATCTTCAAGGACAATATCCAGAACTACACAAACTTGGTGTTGAAGTATATTCCGTTTCAACGGATACTCATTTTGTTCATAAAGCTTGGCATGATTCATCCGAAGCAATTGGGAAAATTACGTATACAATGATTGGCGATCCTTCACACCAGATTTCTCGTGACTTTGATGTGTTAATCGAAGAAGAAGGTGTTGCTGATCGTGGCACTTTCATCATTGATCCAGATGGTGTAATTCAAGCTTTTGAAATTAATGCAGGTGGGATTGGACGTGACGCAAGCACTCTTATTAACAAAATTAAGGCAGCACAATATGTTCGCAACCATCCAGGTGAAGTTTGTCCAGCAAAATGGCAAGAAGGTAGCGAAACGCTCAAGCCAAGCCTTGACCTTGTAGGTAAAATTTAA
- the ahpF gene encoding alkyl hydroperoxide reductase subunit F has protein sequence MALDAEIKSQLNQYLQLLENNIVLKVSVGSDKVSDEMLALINELASMSSKITVENVALVRTPSFSVNRVGEDTGVTFAGVPLGHEFTSLVLALLQVSGRAPKIDQNVINQINNIDGEYHFETYVSLTCHNCPDVVQALNIMSVLNPNITHSMIDGAAFKEEVERKDILAVPAVYLNGEPFGNGRMVIDEILAKLGTGPKAEELSNKEPYDILVIGGGPAGASAAIYSARKGIRTGIVAERFGGQILDTLTIENFISVKETEGPKLAQALEEHVKDYNIDVMNLQRAKRLEKKDLVEIELENGALLKSKAVIISTGARWRKVNVPGEEKFKNKGVAYCPHCDGPLFAGKDIAVIGGGNSGIEAAIDLSGIVHHVTVLEFGTELKADDILQNRLRSLSNVTVLTNAQTTEITGKDKVNGLTYVDRESGKEKHIELAGVFVQIGLIPNTDWLDDTLERNKIGEITVDKRGATTIPGVFAAGDCTDSAYNQIIISMGSGATAALGAFDYLIRN, from the coding sequence GTGGCACTTGATGCAGAAATCAAATCTCAATTAAATCAGTACCTACAACTGCTAGAAAACAATATCGTGCTAAAAGTAAGTGTTGGGTCTGATAAAGTTTCAGACGAGATGTTAGCCCTAATTAATGAGCTCGCTTCTATGTCATCTAAAATTACAGTGGAAAACGTAGCACTCGTGAGAACACCCAGCTTTAGTGTCAATCGGGTCGGAGAAGATACAGGTGTTACTTTTGCTGGTGTCCCTTTAGGTCATGAATTTACCTCTTTGGTGTTAGCTTTGCTTCAAGTAAGCGGACGCGCACCAAAAATAGATCAAAATGTAATCAATCAAATTAACAATATTGATGGTGAGTATCATTTTGAAACATACGTTAGCTTAACTTGCCACAATTGCCCTGATGTTGTCCAAGCGCTAAATATTATGAGTGTACTAAATCCAAACATTACACACTCCATGATCGACGGCGCCGCATTCAAGGAAGAGGTGGAACGCAAAGATATTTTAGCTGTACCCGCTGTTTATTTAAATGGTGAGCCCTTTGGAAATGGCCGCATGGTGATTGATGAAATCCTAGCTAAATTAGGAACGGGTCCAAAGGCAGAAGAACTTTCAAACAAAGAGCCCTACGATATCCTTGTTATTGGTGGCGGTCCTGCGGGAGCTAGTGCAGCGATTTATTCAGCGCGTAAAGGAATTCGTACAGGTATTGTCGCAGAACGGTTTGGTGGCCAAATTTTAGATACACTAACCATTGAAAACTTTATTAGTGTAAAAGAGACAGAAGGGCCAAAACTTGCGCAAGCTCTTGAGGAGCATGTGAAGGATTATAACATTGACGTAATGAACCTACAGCGAGCAAAACGGTTAGAAAAGAAAGACTTAGTGGAGATTGAATTAGAAAACGGCGCTCTTCTTAAGAGTAAAGCGGTTATCATTTCAACTGGTGCTCGTTGGCGCAAGGTGAATGTTCCTGGTGAGGAAAAATTTAAAAATAAAGGTGTCGCCTATTGTCCTCACTGTGATGGTCCTTTATTTGCAGGAAAGGATATTGCCGTTATCGGTGGCGGTAACTCTGGTATCGAGGCAGCAATTGACCTTTCCGGTATTGTCCATCATGTAACGGTACTTGAATTCGGCACAGAACTAAAAGCAGATGATATCTTACAAAATCGTTTACGCAGTCTTTCAAATGTAACTGTTCTCACAAATGCTCAAACAACAGAAATTACAGGTAAAGATAAAGTAAATGGGCTGACATATGTAGATCGTGAGTCCGGGAAAGAAAAACACATCGAATTAGCTGGTGTGTTTGTCCAAATCGGGTTAATCCCAAACACTGACTGGTTAGATGACACACTTGAACGCAACAAAATTGGTGAAATAACTGTTGATAAGCGTGGTGCTACTACAATTCCTGGTGTATTTGCTGCTGGTGATTGTACGGATAGCGCCTACAATCAAATTATTATCTCAATGGGATCTGGTGCTACTGCTGCATTAGGGGCGTTTGATTATCTAATTCGAAATTAG
- the rlmH gene encoding 23S rRNA (pseudouridine(1915)-N(3))-methyltransferase RlmH, giving the protein MNITVISVGKLKEKYLKMGIDEYVKRLGGYAKIDLVEVPDEKAPETLSEIDMNIVKRKEGERILAKINDGTYVIALALDGKMKSSEEMATDLDSLMTYGKSKVAFVIGGSLGLHDDVLKRADEKLCFGKMTLPHQLMKLVLVEQIYRSFRIIKGEPYHK; this is encoded by the coding sequence GTGAATATAACGGTCATTTCTGTCGGGAAATTGAAAGAAAAGTATTTAAAGATGGGCATCGATGAGTATGTTAAGCGTTTAGGTGGCTATGCAAAAATCGATTTAGTGGAGGTACCAGACGAAAAAGCACCGGAAACGCTAAGTGAGATTGACATGAATATCGTAAAACGCAAAGAAGGCGAACGTATTTTAGCGAAGATTAATGATGGCACATATGTGATTGCGCTAGCACTAGATGGTAAGATGAAATCGAGCGAAGAAATGGCTACGGATTTAGATAGCCTAATGACGTACGGTAAAAGCAAAGTCGCGTTTGTTATTGGTGGCTCACTTGGCTTACATGATGATGTCTTAAAGCGCGCCGATGAAAAGCTATGCTTTGGTAAAATGACATTGCCACATCAGTTAATGAAGTTGGTGTTAGTGGAGCAGATTTATCGAAGTTTTAGAATTATTAAGGGTGAACCGTATCATAAGTAA
- a CDS encoding CxxH/CxxC protein encodes MKKYSCETHIDHALDMHVAETGEYPMMDFLTEDEKLSTGCSYCEEKATYIVSSK; translated from the coding sequence ATGAAAAAATATAGCTGTGAAACCCATATAGACCACGCTTTAGATATGCACGTTGCAGAAACTGGAGAGTATCCTATGATGGATTTTTTAACAGAAGACGAAAAGTTATCAACAGGTTGCTCTTATTGTGAAGAGAAAGCGACATATATTGTATCAAGTAAATAA
- a CDS encoding trypsin-like peptidase domain-containing protein gives MGYFPEDEQKQQDRVAELEARLKREEDEKQLRQHKKNNKGGSKWGYFVSGLSGVIVGALLLWLLLPSLANQLPGATQVSNSSNEPKSTITQNATEVTNDVTEAVEKVSSAVVGITNIQDVAPNFWSQNTATRQEVGSGSGVVYKVEGERAYIVTNHHVVDGAKQIEVTLDDGSKAEAQLVGSDIWTDLAVLSIASESIDTIAQFGDSDVLKQGETVVAIGNPLGLDFYGSVTRGIISGKDRSVPVDLNDDGVEDWSTDVLQTDAAINSGNSGGALINVAGDLVGINSMKIAQSSVEGLGFAIPINSAIPIIEQLEQSGEVKRPTMGISLVDLTEVPAYYQQQTLQLPAEVNSGVVISQVVRGSAAERAGLQQYDVIVEMDGQKIENAIQLRKHLYNEKQIGDTLQIKVYRQGQLVEAQLELVENAQL, from the coding sequence ATGGGCTATTTTCCAGAGGATGAACAAAAACAACAAGATCGTGTTGCTGAGCTGGAGGCACGTTTAAAGCGTGAGGAAGATGAAAAGCAACTACGTCAACATAAGAAAAATAACAAAGGTGGCAGCAAGTGGGGCTATTTTGTTTCAGGCTTGAGTGGTGTCATCGTCGGCGCATTGCTTTTGTGGTTACTATTACCTTCGCTTGCCAATCAATTACCTGGTGCTACTCAAGTTTCGAATAGTAGTAATGAACCCAAGTCTACGATTACACAAAACGCAACAGAAGTGACGAATGATGTGACAGAGGCCGTTGAAAAGGTATCGAGTGCCGTTGTAGGGATTACGAATATCCAAGACGTTGCCCCAAACTTCTGGAGTCAAAATACAGCAACGAGACAAGAGGTTGGTAGTGGCTCGGGTGTTGTGTATAAAGTAGAAGGTGAGCGTGCATACATTGTAACGAATCACCACGTAGTCGACGGTGCGAAGCAAATTGAAGTGACATTAGATGATGGTTCAAAAGCAGAAGCACAATTAGTCGGAAGTGATATTTGGACAGACTTAGCGGTACTATCTATTGCAAGTGAAAGTATTGATACCATTGCACAGTTTGGCGATTCAGATGTGCTAAAACAAGGGGAAACTGTTGTGGCAATCGGGAATCCACTTGGTTTAGACTTTTACGGCTCAGTAACGCGCGGCATTATTTCAGGTAAGGATCGTTCAGTGCCAGTCGATTTAAATGATGATGGTGTAGAGGACTGGTCAACCGATGTATTACAGACGGATGCAGCTATTAACTCGGGGAACTCGGGTGGTGCGTTAATTAATGTAGCGGGCGACTTAGTTGGCATTAACTCCATGAAAATTGCACAATCTTCTGTAGAGGGGTTAGGCTTTGCCATCCCAATTAATTCAGCCATACCAATCATTGAGCAATTAGAGCAAAGTGGTGAAGTGAAACGTCCAACGATGGGCATTTCATTAGTTGATTTAACAGAGGTGCCGGCGTATTATCAACAACAGACGCTGCAATTACCAGCAGAGGTTAATAGCGGTGTTGTAATTTCTCAAGTGGTGCGTGGTTCTGCTGCTGAGCGTGCAGGCTTACAGCAATATGACGTCATCGTAGAGATGGACGGCCAAAAAATTGAAAATGCAATTCAATTACGCAAGCACTTATACAACGAAAAACAAATTGGTGATACATTGCAGATCAAAGTATATCGCCAAGGTCAGCTAGTAGAAGCACAATTAGAATTAGTGGAAAATGCACAATTGTAG
- a CDS encoding MBL fold metallo-hydrolase encodes MRFSVLASGSTGNAVYVENDEHSFLVDVGLSGKKMEQLFAEIDRDMKSLSGILVTHEHSDHIKGLGVVARKYNVPIFANAKTWDAMDGLIGNIPTDLRFHFDMETMKTFGALDIQSFAVSHDAADPMFYTFGQDGRKLVVITDTGYVSDRMKGYISAADAYVFESNHDVNMLQMGKYPWSIKRRILSDVGHVSNEDAAVAMADVVAEKPTQIYLAHLSKDNNMKELARMSVTQTLQSCGIVTGEYLNLHDTDANIPTKLVTI; translated from the coding sequence ATGCGATTTAGCGTTTTAGCTAGTGGCAGTACGGGCAACGCAGTTTACGTAGAAAATGATGAGCATTCATTTTTAGTAGATGTCGGTTTAAGTGGTAAGAAGATGGAACAGCTTTTTGCTGAAATTGATCGTGATATGAAAAGCTTATCCGGTATTTTAGTAACGCATGAGCATAGTGATCATATTAAGGGATTGGGTGTTGTCGCACGTAAATACAATGTACCGATTTTTGCGAATGCGAAAACTTGGGATGCGATGGACGGGCTTATTGGCAACATCCCGACTGATTTACGTTTCCATTTCGATATGGAAACAATGAAAACATTCGGTGCTTTAGATATTCAGTCATTTGCGGTATCGCATGATGCAGCGGATCCAATGTTTTATACGTTCGGGCAAGATGGGCGTAAACTTGTTGTTATTACCGATACGGGCTACGTAAGTGACCGCATGAAGGGTTATATTTCTGCGGCAGATGCGTATGTATTTGAAAGTAACCATGATGTTAACATGCTTCAAATGGGGAAATACCCATGGAGTATTAAGCGTCGTATTCTATCTGATGTGGGGCATGTGTCAAATGAAGATGCAGCAGTTGCCATGGCGGATGTTGTAGCTGAAAAACCAACACAAATTTACTTAGCGCACTTAAGTAAAGATAACAATATGAAGGAATTAGCACGTATGAGTGTTACGCAAACGCTACAATCATGCGGGATCGTTACTGGGGAATATTTAAATTTGCATGATACAGATGCAAATATTCCAACAAAGCTTGTAACCATCTAA
- the yycI gene encoding two-component system regulatory protein YycI, producing MDWNRTKTIFIWVFLILNIFLYTQYLESYNEGQKIEVLGGTTKIESQLKEDNITYIALPSNNESAAYYSGQIKNFAPSEVPFFANQKTEIENGNKLLIKMDKPVKLQENAGRDKFTEFLHSHVHQGDSYKLWSVDEENKVAIFFQKVNNVTLYYNVRGYVKIYWNDDERIVAYEQTMLEKHEKLKKQQNLLTPIQVLQVLYGKNLLKPDSQILKMNLGYSTSVQLAQTQVFAPTWEVRVRLSDKSEEVHFVNAVEGKILEIQNDLSEVVEGQEDLE from the coding sequence ATGGATTGGAATAGAACGAAGACGATTTTTATTTGGGTGTTCTTAATTTTAAATATCTTCTTATATACACAGTATTTAGAGAGCTATAATGAGGGCCAAAAAATTGAAGTATTAGGTGGAACGACAAAAATTGAATCGCAATTAAAGGAAGATAATATTACGTATATTGCCTTACCAAGTAACAATGAAAGTGCGGCCTATTATTCAGGACAAATTAAAAACTTCGCACCTTCAGAAGTCCCATTTTTTGCGAATCAAAAAACAGAAATTGAAAATGGTAACAAATTACTTATCAAAATGGACAAGCCTGTGAAATTGCAGGAAAACGCTGGACGTGATAAATTTACTGAGTTTCTTCATAGTCACGTACATCAAGGGGATTCGTATAAATTATGGAGTGTCGATGAGGAAAATAAAGTGGCGATATTCTTCCAAAAGGTTAATAACGTAACCCTTTACTATAATGTACGGGGTTATGTAAAAATTTATTGGAATGATGATGAGCGGATAGTGGCCTATGAGCAAACAATGCTGGAGAAGCATGAAAAATTAAAAAAACAACAAAACTTACTAACACCGATTCAAGTGTTACAAGTTTTATATGGTAAAAATTTATTGAAACCAGATTCTCAAATATTAAAAATGAACCTAGGCTATTCGACGAGTGTACAATTAGCACAAACACAGGTTTTTGCGCCTACTTGGGAAGTACGAGTTCGTTTGTCGGATAAATCCGAGGAAGTTCATTTTGTAAATGCGGTAGAAGGTAAGATCTTAGAGATTCAAAATGATTTATCCGAAGTCGTAGAAGGGCAAGAGGATTTAGAGTAG
- the yycH gene encoding two-component system activity regulator YycH: protein MKYVEQIKSFLLAFLVFLSITLTLLIWNYKPEYELIEETQVEEVLISEPKQMQDVLRPYRVLYRQNDLFTGTVSNSVLNELYRHLITWQVSDLEIDSNISDVRMNEIVRTNNRATLFFNEEIPLQTFSNVLTFYNKDLLPDASFTRLIIDWSTLEEQDQLQLLFLNTEKRLLFRGYIDLQSNQRFLAKIIEPAKQYTSYTEIERDSLRSLYVVQDPIEATQYTYLDEELSLDSFKNIVFTNPSIVQRNIESPQSEKYSDDMSWMQVDTQNKILNYVNYLAESIAPIPSTNLIFDSFEYVNEHGGFTSDFRLSSMNVGKHIIEYQLFLHGYPVYSNITTSIITTWGENRLFRYRRPYYSIESDVPNERLVKNLPSGEMVVDYVRNSEDYNFEEVDEIVMGYHLIQNPDAYIFDPSWFVISNNDLTRITPDQLGGVMNGLE, encoded by the coding sequence ATGAAGTATGTTGAGCAAATAAAATCATTTTTATTAGCGTTCCTTGTTTTCTTAAGTATTACGTTAACGCTCCTCATTTGGAATTATAAGCCGGAGTATGAGCTGATTGAGGAAACACAGGTAGAAGAAGTACTAATTAGTGAGCCAAAGCAAATGCAGGATGTCTTGAGGCCCTACCGCGTATTATATCGGCAAAATGATCTGTTTACAGGGACGGTATCAAATAGTGTCTTGAATGAGTTATATCGTCATTTAATTACTTGGCAGGTTTCTGATCTTGAAATTGACAGTAATATTTCAGATGTGAGAATGAATGAAATTGTACGCACAAATAATCGTGCAACTTTATTTTTCAATGAAGAAATCCCACTGCAAACCTTTTCGAATGTGTTGACTTTTTACAATAAGGATTTACTACCAGATGCAAGTTTTACACGTTTGATTATTGATTGGTCAACTCTTGAAGAACAAGATCAGCTACAGTTATTATTTTTAAATACAGAAAAACGGTTGTTATTTAGAGGCTATATTGATTTACAAAGCAACCAACGATTTTTAGCAAAAATTATAGAGCCAGCTAAACAATATACGTCATATACAGAAATCGAGCGTGATTCATTACGATCCTTATATGTTGTACAAGATCCGATTGAGGCGACTCAGTATACGTATTTAGATGAGGAATTATCGTTAGATAGCTTTAAAAATATTGTTTTTACGAATCCTAGTATTGTGCAGCGCAACATAGAAAGTCCACAGTCTGAAAAATATAGTGATGATATGTCGTGGATGCAAGTTGATACACAAAATAAAATTTTGAACTACGTAAACTATCTTGCGGAAAGCATTGCACCGATTCCTTCAACAAACCTCATATTCGATAGCTTTGAGTATGTAAATGAGCATGGAGGCTTCACATCTGATTTCCGCTTATCGTCGATGAATGTCGGTAAGCATATTATTGAATATCAGCTGTTTTTACATGGCTATCCAGTTTATAGTAACATCACAACGAGTATTATTACGACGTGGGGCGAAAACCGTTTATTCCGTTACCGCCGTCCATATTATTCTATTGAAAGTGACGTTCCAAATGAGCGTTTGGTGAAGAATTTGCCTTCAGGCGAAATGGTTGTTGACTATGTTCGGAATTCAGAAGACTACAATTTTGAAGAAGTGGATGAAATCGTGATGGGCTATCATTTAATTCAAAATCCTGATGCTTATATTTTTGACCCGAGCTGGTTTGTTATTTCAAATAATGATTTGACGCGCATCACACCTGACCAATTAGGAGGTGTGATGAATGGATTGGAATAG